A window from Theropithecus gelada isolate Dixy chromosome 1, Tgel_1.0, whole genome shotgun sequence encodes these proteins:
- the LOC112611462 gene encoding olfactory receptor 2M4 has protein sequence MVWENQTFNSIFILLGIFNHSPTHTFLFSLVLGIFSVAFMENIAMVLLIYIDKQLHTPMYFLLSQLSLMDLMLICTTLPKMAFSYLSGKKSISLPGCGTQIFFYVSLLGAECFLLAVMAYDRYVAICHPLQYTILMNPKLCVFMTVASWTLGSLDGILVLAAVLSFSYCGSLEIHHFFCDVAALLPLSCTETSAFERLLFICCVVMLILPVSVIILSYSRVLRTVIHMGSGESCRKAFTTCSSHLSVVGLYYGAAMFMYMRPASKHTPDQDKMVSAFYTILTPMLNPLIYSLRNKEVFRALQKVLKKRKLI, from the coding sequence ATGGTGTGGGAAAACCAGACCTTCAACTCCATCTTCATCCTGCTGGGAATCTTCAATCACAGCCCCACCCAcaccttccttttttctcttgtcCTGGGCATCTTCTCAGTGGCCTTCATGGAAAATATTGCCATGGTTCTCCTCATCTACATAGACAAACAGCTCCACACCCCCATGTACTTCCTCCTCAGTCAACTGTCCCTCATGGACCTCATGCTCATCTGCACCACTCTACCCAAGATGGCCTTCAGCTACTTGTCTGGGAAGAAATCTATCTCTCTGCCAGGTTGTGGAACTCAGATATTCTTTTACGTGTCCCTGCTTGGAGCTGAATGTTTCTTGTTGGCTGTCATGGCTTACGACCGCTATGTGGCTATATGTCACCCTCTTCAGTACACCATCCTCATGAATCCCAAACTCTGTGTCTTCATGACTGTTGCTTCTTGGACCTTGGGGTCTCTTGATGGGATTTTAGTGCTTGCAGCTGTCCTGTCATTTTCTTACTGCGGCTCTCTGGAAATTCATCACTTTTTCTGTGATGTTGCTGCCCTTTTACCTCTATCCTGCACAGAAACATCTGCATTTGAAAGACTACTTTTCATTTGTTGTGTGGTAATGCTAATCCTTCCAGTTTCAGTTATCATACTTTCCTATTCCCGTGTCCTTCGAACCGTCATCCACATGGGCTCTGGGGAAAGTTGCCGCAAGGCCTTCACTACCTGCTCCTCCCACCTGTCTGTGGTTGGACTCTACTACGGTGCTGCTATGTTCATGTACATGAGACCAGCTTCTAAACATACACCAGACCAGGACAAGATGGTGTCGGCATTCTACACTATTCTCACCCCTATGCTGAACCCTCTCATTTACAGCCTCCGCAACAAAGAAGTGTTCAGGGCACTACAGAAGGTACTGAAGAAAAGGAAGTTAATATGA